The Planococcus donghaensis genome contains a region encoding:
- the rimP gene encoding ribosome maturation factor RimP has product MSKITEQIEQIAQPITSELGLELVDVEFLKEGRDWFLRVYVDNPEAPIDIEQCALVSEKLSGILDELDPIEQNYFLEVSSPGAERPLKKEKDFEKAIGKFIYIKTYEPVEDAKEFEGYLKSYDDEQVEIEIKIKTRRKIISIAKNKIAVIRLAIDFSVKPD; this is encoded by the coding sequence ATGAGCAAAATCACAGAACAAATCGAGCAAATAGCACAACCAATTACGAGCGAACTAGGACTAGAACTTGTAGACGTGGAATTTTTAAAAGAAGGTCGCGATTGGTTTTTACGCGTGTACGTAGACAATCCAGAAGCACCGATTGATATCGAACAATGTGCTTTAGTAAGTGAAAAACTAAGTGGGATTTTGGATGAATTAGATCCAATTGAACAAAACTATTTCTTGGAAGTTTCATCTCCAGGAGCAGAACGACCATTAAAGAAAGAAAAAGATTTTGAAAAAGCAATCGGTAAATTCATTTACATCAAAACGTATGAGCCTGTTGAAGATGCAAAAGAGTTTGAAGGTTATTTAAAATCGTATGACGATGAACAAGTAGAAATTGAAATTAAAATCAAAACACGCAGAAAAATAATCAGTATTGCAAAAAACAAAATTGCAGTTATCCGTTTGGCCATTGATTTTTCTGTTAAACCTGATTGA